The sequence AAGATTTTACCGACTCTGCGGAGAGTCCAATATGCGGTTATTTTTACCGAATGGAAATTTTACGACCTACTCAAAGAGTATTTTGAGGATCTCAGAGCTGAAGCATTACCGGTGGTACTCGGTATTCCGACCCGTTCATCTGAACTTGGTCGGGGTGCTGACTTTGTG is a genomic window of Atribacterota bacterium containing:
- a CDS encoding V-type ATP synthase subunit F, with the translated sequence MSEFRLAFVGGEENTLCFRGMGIDTFVVYTSQELSKILPTLRRVQYAVIFTEWKFYDLLKEYFEDLRAEALPVVLGIPTRSSELGRGADFVKKLVEIAIGSNVLLQGEE